The following coding sequences lie in one Alloacidobacterium dinghuense genomic window:
- a CDS encoding HD domain-containing protein, whose product MLATFRTGIEKFIQSHAKPVEKYGHQPRLYALTRHIGADLKYDDDVVFAAAWLHDLGVFVGHRPEDPAELASWDHVRYACDCAPQILQDTGFPAEKIPAVLAAISEHQPQDSPTSIDATILRDADILEQLGGIGALRTIAKVGRDTRFSTFTDAVKTLRKNLEALPGQIRLENTKRLAEPRIAALRNFLDAVESESAGALF is encoded by the coding sequence ATGCTAGCCACGTTTCGCACAGGCATTGAAAAGTTCATCCAAAGCCACGCAAAGCCGGTTGAGAAGTACGGCCACCAGCCGCGGCTCTACGCGTTGACCCGACACATAGGCGCAGATCTCAAGTACGACGATGATGTGGTTTTTGCGGCGGCATGGCTGCACGATCTCGGCGTCTTCGTGGGGCATCGTCCGGAAGACCCGGCAGAGCTTGCCAGCTGGGATCACGTGCGCTATGCCTGTGACTGCGCTCCTCAGATTTTGCAGGACACTGGATTTCCTGCTGAAAAAATTCCTGCTGTGCTGGCTGCGATCAGCGAGCATCAGCCTCAAGACAGCCCGACGAGCATCGACGCGACGATTTTGCGCGACGCCGACATTCTGGAACAGCTGGGCGGAATTGGCGCTCTGCGCACAATCGCGAAAGTGGGACGCGACACCCGCTTCTCGACGTTTACCGACGCGGTAAAAACATTACGGAAGAATCTGGAGGCGCTGCCCGGACAAATTCGTCTGGAAAACACAAAGCGCCTGGCAGAGCCGAGGATCGCTGCACTCAGGAATTTCCTGGATGCAGTCGAATCGGAATCTGCAGGCGCTCTGTTTTAG
- a CDS encoding leucine-rich repeat domain-containing protein, which translates to MQNPSDVYLNLWKQQLTRVPDSTWKLVDTEMLVLADNQLSEISEQIGGLRKLHTLDLGHNRLTQIPDALGDLDNLRNFLYLHDNKLTGLPVSLARLKRLRYLNISENAFSELPECIPNLESLVELRADDNRLTVIPDSIGQLTRLRELHLRNNRLTSLPQSVGALLELRQLDLRGNPLVQLPEAIAKLPKLEKLDLRWVSTLAMPPWIDALETRGCLVYF; encoded by the coding sequence ATGCAGAATCCGTCAGACGTTTACCTCAACCTTTGGAAACAACAGCTTACCCGCGTCCCAGACTCGACATGGAAACTGGTCGATACCGAAATGCTCGTGTTGGCTGACAACCAGCTATCTGAAATTTCGGAACAAATTGGCGGACTGCGAAAACTTCACACACTCGATCTCGGGCACAATCGACTGACACAAATCCCGGACGCTCTTGGCGACCTCGATAACCTGAGGAACTTCCTCTACCTTCATGATAATAAGTTGACCGGTCTGCCTGTCTCTTTAGCGCGTTTGAAGAGGTTGCGTTATCTGAACATCAGCGAGAATGCCTTTTCAGAATTGCCGGAATGCATTCCCAATCTCGAAAGCCTGGTCGAGCTTCGCGCTGACGACAATCGGCTGACGGTAATTCCGGATTCAATCGGGCAGTTGACGCGTTTACGCGAGCTGCATCTTCGGAACAATCGGCTCACCTCACTGCCTCAATCGGTTGGAGCATTACTGGAACTAAGACAGCTCGACCTCAGAGGCAATCCCCTGGTCCAGCTGCCTGAAGCAATCGCGAAGCTGCCAAAGCTGGAGAAGCTTGATCTGCGTTGGGTGAGCACGCTTGCAATGCCTCCATGGATCGACGCTCTCGAAACACGCGGGTGTCTCGTATATTTTTGA
- a CDS encoding energy transducer TonB, translating into MNIAKFRQSAFAAGFQHTALLFLIAVACLLLVLPAHADDRRVEKRVPPVYPEIAKRMRISGVVHVEATVAADGNVTAAKATTGNKMLSLAAEDAVKRWKFVPGDGQSTVGIDVNFEAN; encoded by the coding sequence ATGAACATTGCAAAATTTCGTCAATCTGCCTTTGCCGCCGGTTTTCAACACACTGCCCTGCTTTTTCTGATCGCCGTTGCCTGCCTGCTGCTTGTTCTGCCTGCGCACGCTGACGACCGCCGTGTGGAAAAGCGCGTTCCGCCGGTCTATCCGGAGATTGCCAAGCGCATGCGCATTTCGGGCGTGGTGCACGTCGAGGCCACCGTTGCGGCCGATGGCAACGTAACGGCAGCCAAGGCCACCACCGGTAACAAAATGCTCAGCCTCGCCGCAGAAGACGCTGTGAAGCGCTGGAAGTTTGTGCCCGGCGACGGTCAATCCACGGTTGGCATCGACGTCAACTTTGAAGCGAACTAA
- the secA gene encoding preprotein translocase subunit SecA, with product MISTALTKVFGTSNERAVKRLMPVVGSINAMEPNVQRMSDDELRAKTQEFKARIAAAIEGITDAEERKAAEKQALDEILPEAFAVVREAGRRAVNMRHFDVQLIGGMVLHQGKISEMKTGEGKTLVATLPCYLNALAGHGVHVVTVNDYLAKRDAEWMGKIYEFLGLTVGVIVHDLDDNQRRQAYGADITYGTNNEFGFDYLRDNMKFELADCVQRGHYFGIVDEVDSILIDEARTPLIISGPTDQTTDKYARVNRIIPGLELGEEIEQGVDQAKILTGDYVVDEKHKTISVTDEGWEKIEKLLGIGNIADPENWDLKHHVEVAIKAHSLYKRDVQYVVKDGEVIIVDEFTGRLMPGRRWSDGLHQAVEAKEGVNIRREDQTLATITFQNYFRLYNKLAGMTGTAETEAAEFDKIYKLEIVVIPTNKPLLRLENPDVVFRTAKEKYFAVADEIAKLHEAGQPALVGTTSIEKSELLSQILQRKGVKHVVLNAKFHEREAEIVAQAGRLGMVTIATNMAGRGTDILLGGNAEFVAKQDLVKKGTARAISVAEGALNPMAAPGMFRFYYQGQEFETTQDVWDKTYAAYATKATEEHESVIAAGGLHIIGTERHESRRIDNQLRGRAGRQGDPGASRFYLSLEDDLMRIFAKEWVGTLLQRLGMEEGVPIESRMISKRIEAAQKAVESQNFEARKHLLEYDDVMNKQREAVYGLRHQLLEGLDQKELIIEDYVANILSNMLDEHAPEKLHPDQWDFKAIKEKLIGQFGLDVDAEGINIAEMTRHELGETLFERLKDRYEAKEQVVSDKAMRFHERMIMLSVLDGLWKDHLLNMDHLKEGIGLRGYGQQDPLVAYKKESFDMFEGMMERFQEDTVRFLFLMQIVGPDGQPLQIPSRPRPAIPLAPPVASADGNGHHVPPAAHEHPAIPIPTRQPSTTIDEIEREFQRKKKRELEAARMAGAGSAEAPAQRRTGDKVGRNDPCPCGSGKKYKKCHGANEA from the coding sequence TTGATCAGTACGGCTCTTACCAAGGTTTTTGGAACCAGCAATGAACGCGCAGTGAAGCGCCTTATGCCTGTCGTCGGATCTATCAATGCGATGGAGCCGAACGTGCAGCGCATGTCGGACGACGAGCTGCGCGCGAAGACGCAGGAGTTCAAGGCGCGCATTGCTGCCGCGATTGAAGGCATCACCGACGCGGAGGAGCGCAAAGCTGCCGAGAAGCAGGCGCTCGATGAGATTCTGCCCGAGGCTTTTGCCGTGGTTCGCGAGGCCGGTCGCCGCGCCGTGAACATGCGCCATTTCGACGTGCAGCTCATCGGCGGCATGGTGCTGCATCAGGGCAAAATCTCAGAAATGAAGACGGGCGAAGGCAAGACGCTCGTCGCCACTTTGCCCTGCTATCTGAATGCACTTGCCGGGCACGGCGTGCACGTCGTGACGGTCAACGATTATCTGGCCAAGCGCGACGCCGAGTGGATGGGCAAGATTTACGAGTTCCTTGGGCTCACTGTCGGCGTCATTGTGCATGATCTCGATGATAATCAGCGGCGACAGGCGTACGGTGCCGATATTACCTACGGAACCAACAACGAGTTCGGCTTCGACTACCTGCGCGACAACATGAAGTTCGAGCTGGCCGATTGCGTACAGCGCGGCCACTACTTCGGCATCGTCGACGAAGTGGACTCGATCCTGATTGACGAAGCGCGAACGCCGCTCATCATCTCCGGCCCAACCGACCAGACCACGGACAAGTATGCCCGCGTGAACCGCATCATCCCAGGGCTTGAGCTGGGCGAAGAGATCGAGCAGGGCGTTGACCAGGCAAAGATTCTCACCGGCGACTACGTGGTCGATGAAAAGCATAAGACGATCAGCGTCACTGACGAGGGCTGGGAGAAGATTGAAAAGCTACTCGGCATCGGTAACATTGCCGATCCAGAAAACTGGGACCTGAAGCACCACGTGGAAGTCGCGATCAAGGCACATTCGCTCTACAAGCGCGACGTGCAGTACGTGGTGAAGGACGGCGAGGTCATCATCGTCGACGAGTTCACTGGCCGACTGATGCCAGGGCGCCGCTGGTCGGATGGCTTGCATCAGGCCGTCGAAGCCAAGGAGGGCGTGAACATTCGCCGCGAAGACCAGACGCTGGCGACGATCACCTTCCAGAATTATTTCCGCCTCTACAACAAGCTCGCCGGCATGACCGGAACAGCTGAGACAGAAGCCGCAGAATTCGACAAGATTTACAAGCTTGAGATTGTTGTCATTCCGACGAACAAGCCGCTGCTTCGGCTTGAGAATCCTGACGTGGTCTTCCGCACGGCGAAGGAAAAATATTTTGCAGTTGCCGATGAAATCGCCAAGCTGCATGAAGCCGGCCAGCCGGCTCTCGTCGGCACCACGTCGATTGAAAAGTCCGAATTGCTTTCGCAGATTCTGCAACGCAAGGGCGTGAAGCATGTTGTGTTGAACGCGAAGTTCCACGAGCGTGAGGCTGAGATCGTGGCGCAGGCCGGCCGCCTGGGAATGGTCACCATCGCTACTAATATGGCAGGCCGTGGAACGGACATCCTTCTGGGTGGCAATGCCGAGTTCGTCGCCAAGCAGGACCTGGTCAAGAAGGGCACAGCGCGCGCGATCAGCGTGGCCGAGGGAGCGCTCAACCCGATGGCTGCGCCGGGCATGTTCCGCTTCTATTACCAGGGTCAGGAGTTCGAGACCACGCAAGATGTCTGGGACAAGACGTATGCTGCTTACGCTACGAAGGCGACAGAGGAGCATGAGTCGGTCATCGCAGCGGGTGGCCTGCATATCATCGGTACCGAGCGGCACGAGTCGCGACGTATCGATAATCAGCTTCGCGGACGCGCTGGACGTCAGGGCGATCCGGGCGCATCTCGTTTTTACTTGTCACTTGAAGACGACCTGATGCGGATCTTCGCCAAGGAGTGGGTGGGGACACTGCTGCAGCGCCTCGGCATGGAAGAAGGCGTGCCGATTGAATCGCGCATGATCTCGAAGCGCATTGAAGCGGCGCAGAAGGCAGTCGAGTCGCAGAACTTTGAAGCCCGTAAGCACCTGCTCGAATACGACGACGTGATGAACAAGCAGCGCGAGGCCGTCTATGGGTTGCGCCATCAGCTGCTGGAGGGGCTCGATCAGAAAGAACTGATCATTGAGGATTACGTCGCGAACATTCTCAGCAATATGCTCGATGAGCACGCACCGGAGAAGCTGCATCCCGATCAATGGGATTTCAAAGCGATCAAAGAGAAGCTGATTGGGCAGTTCGGATTGGATGTCGATGCCGAAGGTATCAACATCGCCGAGATGACGCGCCACGAACTGGGCGAGACGCTCTTCGAGCGGCTGAAAGATCGCTATGAGGCAAAGGAGCAGGTCGTCAGCGACAAGGCCATGCGCTTCCACGAACGCATGATTATGTTGAGCGTACTGGATGGTCTTTGGAAAGACCACCTGCTCAACATGGACCACCTGAAGGAAGGCATCGGGCTGCGCGGCTACGGTCAGCAGGATCCGCTGGTGGCTTACAAGAAGGAATCCTTCGACATGTTCGAAGGAATGATGGAGCGCTTCCAAGAAGATACTGTCCGCTTCCTCTTCCTGATGCAGATTGTTGGTCCCGATGGACAGCCGCTGCAAATTCCCTCGCGGCCGCGCCCGGCGATTCCTCTTGCTCCTCCCGTGGCTTCAGCCGATGGCAATGGACATCATGTTCCGCCTGCCGCGCATGAGCATCCTGCGATTCCGATTCCGACACGACAGCCTTCGACGACGATTGACGAGATCGAGCGCGAGTTCCAGCGCAAGAAGAAGCGCGAACTCGAGGCTGCGCGTATGGCGGGGGCCGGCAGTGCTGAAGCTCCGGCACAGCGCAGGACCGGAGACAAGGTAGGACGCAACGATCCCTGCCCCTGCGGCTCCGGTAAGAAGTACAAGAAGTGCCACGGAGCGAACGAAGCTTAA
- a CDS encoding RNA chaperone Hfq, with protein sequence MANLSPISIPGPRQVGSGDSARDSGNQSSEETPVVHPATVPAAGPRKLIRPTLPARALGNKNFFRRNDLPTLAHHEAMTNVRTEHESTHAEAFYFQKQAQTQTQMVFILEDGERIEGYIEWYDRNAIKVRNHTRTLIYKSSIKYLYKANENQTRF encoded by the coding sequence GCGTCAGGTCGGCTCAGGGGATTCTGCCAGGGACTCCGGGAATCAGTCTTCTGAAGAAACGCCCGTCGTTCATCCAGCGACGGTTCCCGCTGCAGGTCCGCGTAAACTGATTCGGCCGACATTGCCGGCGCGCGCTCTCGGTAACAAGAATTTCTTCCGGCGAAACGATCTGCCCACCCTCGCGCACCATGAAGCGATGACAAACGTTCGCACCGAACACGAGAGCACCCACGCTGAGGCCTTCTACTTTCAGAAACAGGCGCAGACGCAGACACAGATGGTCTTCATCCTCGAAGATGGCGAGCGCATCGAGGGATATATCGAGTGGTACGATCGCAATGCTATCAAAGTGCGCAACCACACGCGCACGCTGATCTACAAGTCCAGCATTAAGTATCTGTACAAAGCAAACGAGAACCAGACCCGCTTCTGA
- a CDS encoding methyl-accepting chemotaxis protein, whose translation MSFTHSRLTNKLRLSTGVLVLSILLGSCAAYLKMRQASQLSESVAADQIPALTAVRDLRVALLDSSNALKAYMLFGMDPNMATRYRTTFEQSKAAANDAISRIQAKGQVIDAMAGAAQVDAMLSEYHAFAEGEDRVVAMAIGQGSDATSKAYDMLQGEVADHENACRKAASTVVAAVMQEANSSLRETVHSMHLQAIYLWLAIAFGGIVGSALAEFSIRRVVRSVVLVANRAQHIAEGDLTGEALHIDSNDEVGSLATSINRMQDNLREMIRTMMEIANTVNGDSAKLANSAAENFRRTKEQSLQTQQAATAMQEMSISIAEVSKHAQNAAENAKEASKTARHGGSTVEQMLMSMQSIADSVRNTAATVQRLGKESEQIIRIVNVIEEIAQKTNLLALNAAIEAARAGEQGRGFAVVAGEVRRLAESTRNATSEIGQMIEGIRAHTLSAVEAMESGTTTVNEGVETTTRAGEALQRIIHMADQVDGMIAQIAAAAMQQSEAARQSSANVDIINRLGEENAAAIPESNAIVNSVQTGARRLQEHIANFRLEENRASSRKNYATQGLSIQPVPAYGD comes from the coding sequence ATGTCATTCACGCACTCGCGTCTGACCAACAAACTACGTCTCAGCACCGGCGTGCTGGTGCTGAGCATTCTGCTCGGCTCATGCGCCGCCTATCTCAAGATGCGCCAGGCGAGCCAGCTTTCCGAGAGCGTAGCTGCAGACCAGATTCCGGCCCTCACTGCGGTGCGCGATCTACGTGTCGCTCTGCTCGATTCGTCGAACGCGCTGAAGGCGTACATGCTCTTTGGGATGGACCCGAACATGGCAACACGCTACCGCACTACGTTCGAACAGAGTAAGGCTGCCGCGAATGATGCCATTTCGCGCATACAGGCTAAGGGCCAGGTCATCGATGCTATGGCCGGCGCTGCGCAGGTGGATGCCATGCTCAGCGAATACCATGCTTTCGCGGAGGGCGAGGACCGCGTCGTGGCGATGGCCATCGGACAGGGCAGCGACGCGACCAGCAAGGCGTACGACATGCTGCAGGGTGAAGTGGCCGACCATGAGAATGCTTGCCGCAAGGCAGCGTCAACGGTTGTCGCTGCGGTCATGCAGGAGGCCAATTCCAGCTTGCGTGAGACAGTACACTCCATGCATCTGCAGGCCATCTATCTCTGGCTGGCGATCGCTTTTGGCGGCATCGTCGGTTCCGCTCTTGCTGAATTCTCTATCCGCCGCGTCGTTCGCTCCGTGGTGCTGGTGGCAAATCGCGCGCAACACATCGCTGAAGGCGACCTGACGGGCGAGGCGCTGCACATCGACTCCAACGACGAAGTCGGCAGTCTTGCTACCTCAATCAACCGCATGCAGGATAACCTGCGCGAGATGATTCGCACGATGATGGAGATCGCCAACACGGTAAACGGCGATTCGGCCAAGCTGGCCAACTCGGCAGCCGAAAACTTCCGCCGAACCAAGGAACAGAGCCTGCAGACACAGCAGGCGGCGACCGCGATGCAGGAGATGTCGATCAGCATTGCCGAAGTTTCCAAGCATGCGCAGAATGCGGCCGAGAACGCCAAGGAAGCCTCAAAGACTGCGCGGCATGGCGGCTCTACAGTCGAGCAGATGCTCATGAGCATGCAGTCGATCGCTGACTCGGTACGTAACACCGCCGCGACCGTGCAGCGTCTGGGCAAGGAATCCGAGCAGATCATCCGCATTGTGAACGTGATCGAAGAGATTGCGCAGAAAACGAACCTGCTGGCGCTCAACGCAGCCATTGAAGCGGCGCGCGCCGGTGAGCAGGGACGCGGTTTCGCCGTCGTCGCGGGCGAGGTTCGCCGCCTCGCAGAAAGCACGCGCAATGCGACCAGCGAAATTGGCCAGATGATTGAAGGTATCCGCGCTCACACGCTCTCTGCTGTTGAAGCCATGGAGAGCGGCACAACCACCGTCAACGAAGGCGTGGAAACGACAACGCGCGCCGGAGAAGCGCTGCAGCGCATCATCCACATGGCCGATCAGGTCGACGGCATGATCGCGCAGATCGCAGCCGCCGCAATGCAACAGTCAGAAGCCGCACGCCAGTCGAGCGCCAACGTCGACATCATCAACCGCCTCGGCGAAGAAAATGCCGCAGCCATCCCCGAGAGCAACGCGATCGTCAATTCCGTCCAGACCGGAGCAAGGCGTCTACAGGAGCACATCGCGAACTTCCGCCTGGAGGAAAATCGGGCTTCCTCCCGCAAGAATTACGCAACGCAGGGACTCTCGATTCAACCCGTTCCCGCATACGGCGACTGA
- a CDS encoding twin-arginine translocation signal domain-containing protein codes for MEKENHAPSNATGVVKRRSFIKGIGVASAALSTGGLLGSLKLQAEEDEKSGRLEPGDAAILRFLAAIETIETDLWQQYAELGGNQTNEPPQITGLTGGNAAYIRALQNLDGDMPQYIHDNTEDEFSHQDFINSYLASKGADTADLKSFRNLPSSQATGAQNIGRLTNLMELTVDTSWWTRYRSRTKNPDLGDTFTNAIKVLGTKKHTAIPRNNNEAQLDSSSPNGVTDLTQYIANTAGFHFAFIEQGGTSLYAQLAQRVSHSEVLRILLSIGGTEIMHFQTWHDKAGNCPPLKGVKDPVSGDTVDFPDISKFAGNEDLQANLIMPEPTSFLNRKFPPVSIIRPTATKGAAAATVKAFIDDGLFLRQSPAFFKYINDLAEDADEARRRD; via the coding sequence GTGGAAAAGGAAAATCACGCACCGAGCAACGCGACTGGTGTAGTGAAGCGTCGCTCGTTTATCAAGGGCATTGGCGTTGCCAGTGCCGCGTTGTCAACCGGAGGTTTACTGGGAAGCCTCAAACTTCAGGCAGAAGAAGACGAAAAGAGCGGAAGGCTCGAACCAGGCGACGCAGCAATTCTGCGCTTTCTTGCCGCCATCGAGACCATTGAAACGGATCTTTGGCAGCAGTACGCAGAACTCGGAGGCAATCAAACGAATGAACCGCCTCAAATCACGGGACTGACCGGGGGAAATGCCGCCTACATCAGGGCGTTGCAAAATCTCGACGGCGACATGCCCCAATACATTCACGACAATACCGAAGATGAATTCAGTCATCAGGACTTCATCAATTCGTATCTGGCCTCGAAAGGCGCCGATACTGCAGATCTCAAATCATTCCGAAATCTGCCCAGCAGTCAGGCGACTGGCGCGCAGAATATAGGACGGCTCACCAATCTTATGGAGTTGACCGTCGACACGTCGTGGTGGACACGATACCGAAGCCGCACTAAGAATCCTGACCTTGGCGATACCTTCACCAATGCGATCAAGGTATTGGGAACGAAGAAACATACAGCGATCCCCAGAAATAACAATGAAGCGCAATTGGACTCGAGCTCGCCCAATGGCGTCACTGACCTCACGCAATACATCGCCAATACCGCGGGTTTTCACTTTGCATTTATCGAGCAGGGGGGAACAAGCCTCTACGCTCAGCTGGCGCAAAGAGTCAGTCATTCGGAAGTTCTTCGTATTCTGCTGAGCATTGGGGGAACGGAGATCATGCACTTCCAGACGTGGCACGACAAGGCCGGGAATTGTCCGCCATTGAAGGGCGTGAAGGATCCGGTAAGCGGCGATACCGTGGACTTTCCGGATATCAGCAAGTTCGCAGGCAATGAAGATTTGCAGGCGAATCTCATCATGCCCGAGCCGACTAGTTTTCTAAACAGAAAATTTCCCCCGGTTTCGATCATCCGTCCGACAGCGACAAAAGGCGCGGCAGCGGCAACAGTGAAGGCGTTTATCGATGACGGCCTGTTTCTCCGCCAGTCGCCGGCGTTCTTCAAATATATAAACGATCTGGCAGAAGACGCCGACGAGGCAAGGCGCAGGGATTGA
- a CDS encoding L-threonylcarbamoyladenylate synthase, which translates to MPTLRLSVDPHHLSSEASRSSLKRAAEILRSGGTVAIPTETVYGLGANALDANAIAKIFAAKERPSWDPLIVHISDASMLHRVVASVPESAAKLIDTFWPGPLTLLMPKGDAIQDAVTACRPRVGVRMPQHPVAQALIREAGVPIAAPSANRFGRTSPTTAEHVAEDLDGRIDAILDSGETTHGLESTVIDVCENPCVIYRPGVISLEQIRAAGVDAIMHREIPGRNAAEPASLPSPGVGLRHYAPRAKLMLVDGGGEEQIEAFRAALTQAQQNGARLGLMLPDEFQPAVKAIDAIIYRWGKWSDAEELAQRLFAGLRFLDNAGASVIVCPLPASAGISVAIRDRLSKAAKTEKG; encoded by the coding sequence ATGCCCACTCTGCGGCTTAGCGTCGATCCGCATCATCTCTCGTCTGAGGCTTCGCGCTCATCTCTCAAGCGCGCAGCCGAGATTCTGCGCAGCGGCGGCACGGTCGCGATTCCTACCGAGACGGTATATGGCCTCGGAGCCAACGCACTTGACGCGAATGCGATCGCGAAAATATTCGCGGCGAAGGAGCGTCCGTCATGGGACCCTCTGATTGTCCATATTTCGGACGCGTCGATGCTGCATCGGGTCGTCGCGAGCGTTCCGGAAAGCGCTGCGAAGCTCATTGACACCTTCTGGCCGGGGCCGCTGACCTTGTTGATGCCCAAGGGCGACGCTATCCAGGATGCGGTGACCGCATGCCGTCCACGGGTGGGGGTGCGCATGCCGCAGCATCCTGTGGCGCAAGCGCTGATTCGTGAAGCTGGCGTGCCCATTGCCGCGCCCAGCGCCAACCGCTTCGGGCGAACCAGCCCGACAACAGCCGAGCACGTCGCCGAAGACCTCGACGGACGCATCGATGCGATTCTCGACTCAGGGGAGACGACTCACGGACTGGAATCGACGGTGATCGATGTCTGTGAAAATCCATGCGTTATCTACCGTCCCGGCGTCATCTCCCTCGAACAGATTCGAGCCGCGGGCGTGGATGCGATCATGCATCGTGAAATTCCCGGGCGGAACGCGGCTGAGCCAGCATCCTTGCCCTCCCCTGGAGTTGGTCTGCGGCACTACGCTCCGAGAGCAAAACTTATGCTGGTTGACGGCGGCGGAGAAGAGCAGATCGAGGCCTTTCGCGCGGCCCTGACACAAGCCCAGCAGAATGGAGCGAGACTCGGGCTGATGCTGCCGGACGAGTTTCAACCCGCAGTCAAAGCAATCGACGCAATCATCTATCGCTGGGGAAAATGGTCTGATGCGGAAGAGTTGGCGCAGCGTCTCTTCGCCGGGCTGCGATTTCTCGACAACGCGGGCGCCTCGGTGATCGTGTGTCCGCTGCCTGCATCCGCGGGGATCAGCGTGGCGATACGCGACCGTCTCTCAAAAGCGGCAAAGACTGAAAAAGGCTGA
- a CDS encoding DUF4440 domain-containing protein — protein MYCYTLLLVVVAVAPIAPPDSPQTVTQVLRAKDQALLDAIAPGNVKVWDAALAEEAVYVDENGVILDRAAFLKQLTPLPPGASGTLVISSYQASEQGDVATVIHTDDETENYHGQTLKARYLTTETWQRSENDWKLLQVHTYAVLQDPPAQKLAAKDLDAYAGRYTAGDLIYTLHRDGNRLIGQREGGAPVEWNAELRDVFFIAGQPRIRKIFQRDANGKITGFVDRRKSWDLVWKKTG, from the coding sequence ATGTACTGCTACACTCTTCTGCTCGTCGTAGTTGCCGTTGCGCCTATTGCGCCACCGGATTCGCCGCAGACAGTTACGCAGGTGCTGCGCGCCAAAGACCAGGCCTTGCTCGATGCCATCGCACCGGGCAATGTAAAGGTTTGGGATGCTGCCCTCGCTGAAGAAGCCGTCTATGTTGACGAAAACGGAGTCATCCTGGACCGCGCTGCGTTTCTCAAGCAGCTAACTCCTCTGCCCCCAGGAGCATCCGGAACGCTCGTCATCTCCTCGTACCAGGCCAGCGAACAGGGCGATGTCGCCACGGTGATCCACACCGACGATGAAACGGAAAACTACCACGGGCAAACGCTCAAGGCCCGCTACCTGACAACTGAGACTTGGCAAAGATCAGAGAACGACTGGAAGTTACTGCAAGTTCACACCTATGCTGTGCTGCAAGACCCGCCAGCGCAAAAGTTGGCGGCGAAAGACCTTGATGCGTATGCCGGCAGATACACCGCGGGAGATCTTATCTATACGCTTCATCGCGATGGCAACCGTCTCATCGGCCAGCGTGAAGGCGGAGCGCCGGTGGAGTGGAATGCGGAATTGCGCGATGTATTTTTCATCGCCGGTCAGCCGCGCATTCGCAAAATCTTCCAGCGCGATGCCAATGGAAAAATCACGGGCTTCGTCGATCGCCGCAAAAGCTGGGACCTGGTCTGGAAGAAGACTGGATAA
- a CDS encoding class IV adenylate cyclase gives MPYTVAMSADEIEVKFRVADPPALERKLVAAGFRRITPRTFEKNVLFDTPDRRLRAQQSILRVRQYGERWVVTHKCLPQNNDPVARHKHRIETETEVKDGDAMSVIFSQIGYAPAFTYEKWRTEYADASGHCVIDETPIGLFAELEGPREWIDAMAQRLGLDPGELITLSYGRLFEEWRAATGSAATDLTFAAIPQPK, from the coding sequence GTGCCCTATACTGTTGCCATGAGTGCTGACGAGATCGAGGTGAAATTCCGCGTCGCTGACCCCCCTGCGCTGGAACGCAAGCTTGTCGCGGCCGGATTCCGTCGCATTACTCCGCGCACCTTTGAGAAGAATGTCCTCTTCGATACGCCTGACCGCCGTCTGCGCGCGCAGCAGTCGATTCTCCGTGTCCGCCAGTACGGAGAGCGCTGGGTGGTGACGCACAAATGCCTTCCGCAGAACAACGATCCGGTGGCGCGCCACAAGCATCGCATCGAAACAGAAACCGAAGTCAAGGATGGGGACGCAATGTCCGTCATCTTCAGCCAGATCGGTTATGCTCCGGCGTTTACCTATGAGAAATGGCGGACGGAATATGCCGACGCCTCCGGGCATTGCGTGATTGACGAAACACCAATCGGCCTCTTTGCCGAACTCGAAGGTCCGCGGGAATGGATCGATGCTATGGCTCAGCGTCTGGGCCTTGATCCCGGAGAACTGATCACGCTCAGCTATGGACGCCTGTTCGAAGAATGGCGAGCAGCCACCGGCAGCGCGGCCACGGACCTGACCTTTGCGGCGATCCCGCAGCCCAAATAG